A section of the Triticum dicoccoides isolate Atlit2015 ecotype Zavitan chromosome 7A, WEW_v2.0, whole genome shotgun sequence genome encodes:
- the LOC119332705 gene encoding nucleotide-sugar uncharacterized transporter 2-like isoform X1, with protein MGLWEFILRGGGRRFIKRKGSDAGEAGRAMEELRGSLYNEFHTSEGAKRQQQRFCGPGVALTFNFVVSVGIIMANKMVMGSVGFNFPVALSLIHYIAAWVLMAVLRALYLMPIAPPSKSTPFSSLFALGAVMSFSTGLANISLKHNSVGFYQMAKIAVTPTIVAAEFILLRKGVSFRKVITLVIVSFGVAVATVTDLEFNIFGACVAVAWIIPSAINKILWSNLQQSGNWTALALMWKTTPITIFFFLVLMPLMDPPGLLSFNWNFKNNCAIMISALLGFLLQWSGALALGATSALSHVVLGQFKTIVIMLSGFLVFKSDPGLTSLYGAVIALGGMSVYTYLGLKESTTGGKRIPSASRQSSLSLKSKVIIDEEKPETRPVDSV; from the exons ATGGGACTATGGGAGTTCATCctgcgcggcggcggccggcggttcATCAAGCGCAAGGGCAGCGACGCCGGCGAGGCTG GCAGGGCAATGGAGGAGCTGAGAGGTTCTCTCTACAATGAATTTCATACTTCGGAAGGGGCTAAGCGACAGCAGCAGAGGTTTTGTGGCCCGGGTGTCGCGCTAACATTCAACTTTGTGGTTTCTGTTGGGATCATCATGGCAAACAAAATG GTGATGGGTAGTGTTGGGTTTAACTTCCCAGTTGCACTGTCTCTAATTCATTACATAGCTGCCTGGGTCCTCATGGCTGTCCTGAGGGCATTATATTTGATGCCCATTGCTCCTCCTTCAAAATCCACTCCTTTCTCCTCATTATTCGCTTTGGGTGCTGTGATGTCTTTTTCCACCGGACTTGCTAATATCAGCTTAAAGCATAATAG TGTAGGGTTTTATCAAATGGCTAAGATAGCTGTAACTCCAACCATAGTTGCAGCAGAATTTATTCTTCTCAGAAAAGGTGTTTCCTTTCGAAAG GTCATCACACTAGTTATAGTGTCATTTGGTGTGGCTGTAGCAACTGTTACTGATTTGGAGTTCAACATTTTTGGTGCTTGTGTGGCAGTAGCTTGGATCATTCCTAGTGCTATAAACAAGATCCTGTGGTCAAATCTGCAACAGAGTGGAAACTGGACTGCTCTTGC GTTGATGTGGAAGACAACCCCAATTACAATATTTTTCTTTCTTGTCCTGATGCCTTTGATGGATCCTCCAGGATTGTTGTCTTTCAACTGGAATTTCAAGAACAACTGTGCAATTATGATATCTGCTTTGCTTGGTTTTCTTCTTCAGTGGTCCGGTGCTTTGGCACTTGG TGCAACCTCGGCTCTATCTCATGTTGTGCTAGGCCAATTCAAGACTATTGTCATAATGCTCTCTGGGTTTCTGGTATTTAAATCTGATCCTGGACTCACCAGTCTTTATGGAGCTGTCATTGCACTAGGAGGCATGTCAGTCTACACTTACCTAGGGCTAAAAGAGTCAACCACTGGCGGTAAGAGAATTCCATCAGCGTCTAGGCAGAGTTCTCTCTCACTGAAGTCCAAGGTTATAATAGACGAAGAAAAGCCAGAAACAAGACCAGTGGACTCTGTCTAA
- the LOC119332705 gene encoding nucleotide-sugar uncharacterized transporter 2-like isoform X2: MAALACRAMEELRGSLYNEFHTSEGAKRQQQRFCGPGVALTFNFVVSVGIIMANKMVMGSVGFNFPVALSLIHYIAAWVLMAVLRALYLMPIAPPSKSTPFSSLFALGAVMSFSTGLANISLKHNSVGFYQMAKIAVTPTIVAAEFILLRKGVSFRKVITLVIVSFGVAVATVTDLEFNIFGACVAVAWIIPSAINKILWSNLQQSGNWTALALMWKTTPITIFFFLVLMPLMDPPGLLSFNWNFKNNCAIMISALLGFLLQWSGALALGATSALSHVVLGQFKTIVIMLSGFLVFKSDPGLTSLYGAVIALGGMSVYTYLGLKESTTGGKRIPSASRQSSLSLKSKVIIDEEKPETRPVDSV; this comes from the exons ATGGCAGCCTTGGCAT GCAGGGCAATGGAGGAGCTGAGAGGTTCTCTCTACAATGAATTTCATACTTCGGAAGGGGCTAAGCGACAGCAGCAGAGGTTTTGTGGCCCGGGTGTCGCGCTAACATTCAACTTTGTGGTTTCTGTTGGGATCATCATGGCAAACAAAATG GTGATGGGTAGTGTTGGGTTTAACTTCCCAGTTGCACTGTCTCTAATTCATTACATAGCTGCCTGGGTCCTCATGGCTGTCCTGAGGGCATTATATTTGATGCCCATTGCTCCTCCTTCAAAATCCACTCCTTTCTCCTCATTATTCGCTTTGGGTGCTGTGATGTCTTTTTCCACCGGACTTGCTAATATCAGCTTAAAGCATAATAG TGTAGGGTTTTATCAAATGGCTAAGATAGCTGTAACTCCAACCATAGTTGCAGCAGAATTTATTCTTCTCAGAAAAGGTGTTTCCTTTCGAAAG GTCATCACACTAGTTATAGTGTCATTTGGTGTGGCTGTAGCAACTGTTACTGATTTGGAGTTCAACATTTTTGGTGCTTGTGTGGCAGTAGCTTGGATCATTCCTAGTGCTATAAACAAGATCCTGTGGTCAAATCTGCAACAGAGTGGAAACTGGACTGCTCTTGC GTTGATGTGGAAGACAACCCCAATTACAATATTTTTCTTTCTTGTCCTGATGCCTTTGATGGATCCTCCAGGATTGTTGTCTTTCAACTGGAATTTCAAGAACAACTGTGCAATTATGATATCTGCTTTGCTTGGTTTTCTTCTTCAGTGGTCCGGTGCTTTGGCACTTGG TGCAACCTCGGCTCTATCTCATGTTGTGCTAGGCCAATTCAAGACTATTGTCATAATGCTCTCTGGGTTTCTGGTATTTAAATCTGATCCTGGACTCACCAGTCTTTATGGAGCTGTCATTGCACTAGGAGGCATGTCAGTCTACACTTACCTAGGGCTAAAAGAGTCAACCACTGGCGGTAAGAGAATTCCATCAGCGTCTAGGCAGAGTTCTCTCTCACTGAAGTCCAAGGTTATAATAGACGAAGAAAAGCCAGAAACAAGACCAGTGGACTCTGTCTAA